DNA sequence from the Chloroflexota bacterium genome:
ACCGGTTTGCAGGCCTGCGGGAACGCGCCCTGGAGACCATTGAACAGGGCAAAGCGGTGGTGGTTGGTTCACTGTCAGCAGGCGTATCAGAAATGCATGCCTGGACCCGCGGCTTCGAGAAATACTTCACCGATTTCTATCTCTATCCTGATTTGGCTGAGTACATCATGGATCAAGTGGTCGAGCTGAAGATGATCTACTGGGAGAATGTATTCAATGAGATCGGCGATCTGGCGGATGTGGTGATCGAGGCGGACGACCTGGCCGGGCAAAAGAATCTCTTCTTCTCGCTTGATATGTATCGCCAGTACATCAAGCCGCGCCACACCAGGTTATTTTCCTTCATGAAGGCCCGCACCAACGCCAAGCTATTCTATCACTGTGATGGCGCGTTGCTGCCCCTTCTCTGGGATCTCAAGGAATCGGGCATCGATGTCCTCAATCCCTTGCAGAAGAGCGCCGCCGGTATCGACTACGACGCCATCAAAAAAGAATACGGCAATGATATCTCCTTTTGGGGGGCGGGCGTGGATACCCAGCGCGTGTTCGATCGCAGCACGCCGGAGGAAGTGCGCGAGGATACACGCCGCAACATCGAGATCATGGCCCCAGGCGGTGGATTCGTTTGCACGCCCATCCACAACACTCAGGCCACAGTATCACCTGAGAACTACATGGCCTTCTGGGAGACGCTGCAGGAAGAGGGCGTTTACTGAGGCGATGCGGTGATGAGGAGACACGCGCCAGCACGCTACGCCAGCAGGCGTGCCGAGAGGCAGCAAGCGGTGCGGGAGCTAGGCGGACCGAGAGGTCGGGACGCGGGGAACTTACCTCACACCGAAAGGTGCCCCTGTCGGGGCGGTACGTCGCC
Encoded proteins:
- a CDS encoding uroporphyrinogen decarboxylase family protein, which gives rise to MNSRERVQTALNHQEPDRVPFDLGGTPMSGMHRIAYKNLRAYLGLPEVEIRVVDSIQQLAAIDDDVADLLKIDIHNVAPRSSAKYNLVYRDEGDYTAYTDEWGIGWRSPKKGGLYYDMYSWPLAPFETAEEIAANYTWPDAGDPNRFAGLRERALETIEQGKAVVVGSLSAGVSEMHAWTRGFEKYFTDFYLYPDLAEYIMDQVVELKMIYWENVFNEIGDLADVVIEADDLAGQKNLFFSLDMYRQYIKPRHTRLFSFMKARTNAKLFYHCDGALLPLLWDLKESGIDVLNPLQKSAAGIDYDAIKKEYGNDISFWGAGVDTQRVFDRSTPEEVREDTRRNIEIMAPGGGFVCTPIHNTQATVSPENYMAFWETLQEEGVY